One genomic region from Prunus persica cultivar Lovell chromosome G3, Prunus_persica_NCBIv2, whole genome shotgun sequence encodes:
- the LOC18781620 gene encoding uncharacterized protein LOC18781620 → MARLGLICLVLAGFMVLQATMADKSRDLELNPFEEVKFQDGVFVREAEHSVSVAAEPSSESMQEAQGAEAPTSRRLGPGKHHSSDKSVAGGGVIIGGLVTTIFAAVFCYIRVTRRRGGVH, encoded by the coding sequence ATGGCTAGACTTGGTCTGATTTGCTTAGTTCTAGCTGGGTTCATGGTGCTTCAAGCCACCATGGCTGATAAATCCCGGGATTTGGAGCTGAATCCATTTGAGGAAGTGAAGTTCCAAGATGGAGTTTTTGTCAGAGAAGCAGAACACTCTGTTTCTGTTGCTGCAGAGCCATCATCTGAGAGTATGCAGGAAGCCCAAGGGGCTGAAGCTCCAACTAGCAGGCGTTTGGGACCAGGAAAGCATCACTCCTCTGATAAGTCTGTGGCTGGAGGAGGTGTCATTATTGGTGGCCTCGTCACTACCATTTTTGCAGCTGTTTTCTGCTACATCAGGGTTACTAGAAGAAGGGGTGGTGTTCATTAA
- the LOC18782421 gene encoding putative dehydration-responsive element-binding protein 2H yields the protein MTKLVKTDPRQDGSNPVAETLAKWKAYNDHLDSCNDESKPIRRVPAKGSKKGCMKGKGGPENSRCNYRGVRQRTWGKWVAEIRTPNRGSRLWLGTFPTAIEAALAYDEAARAMYGSAARLNFPNISISSLSKDPSSRATLSAVSSLATSAGSESSGRSDHSEDCAAQGKVNYLSPSVENEDTTMNRDQTNEDGEDE from the coding sequence ATGACCAAGTTGGTCAAAACAGATCCAAGACAGGATGGATCTAATCCTGTGGCTGAGACTCTTGCGAAGTGGAAAGCATATAACGACCATCTGGATTCGTGCAACGATGAAAGTAAACCAATTCGTAGAGTACCAGCCAAGGGATCAAAGAAGGGATGCATGAAGGGTAAAGGCGGGCCTGAGAACTCTCGTTGTAACTACAGAGGTGTTAGGCAGAGGACATGGGGCAAGTGGGTTGCAGAAATTCGGACACCAAACAGGGGAAGTAGGCTCTGGCTGGGTACTTTCCCAACTGCAATTGAAGCTGCACTTGCTTATGATGAAGCTGCAAGGGCCATGTATGGTTCTGCTGCGCGCCTTAACTTTCCTAATATATCAATTTCCAGTTTGTCAAAGGATCCTTCTTCTAGGGCAACTCTTTCAGCTGTTTCCTCGTTAGCAACCTCTGCAGGTTCAGAATCCTCAGGAAGATCAGACCACTCGGAGGATTGTGCTGCTCAGGGTAAGGTGAATTATCTTTCCCCTAGTGTAGAGAATGAGGATACGACGATGAATCGAGATCAAACAAATGAGGATGGAGAAGATGAATGA